Proteins from a single region of Theobroma cacao cultivar B97-61/B2 chromosome 10, Criollo_cocoa_genome_V2, whole genome shotgun sequence:
- the LOC108663632 gene encoding uncharacterized protein LOC108663632 gives MAINLKSGKKVDNSVKQATFQDKPVENETMIKTANKQIREREAKTTLPSPPFPQHLQKQKLDKHFQNFLKEFKKLHINIPFAKALEQMPSYVKFLKDILTKKRKLEDFETITFTEECAGVSIMPLSVAKRIRLKEIQPTTNTLQLADRTIRHLYGVIEDFLLKVKKLFIPIDFIVLEMEEDQEVSIILGHLFLATVAH, from the exons ATGGCAATCAACTTGAAGAGTGGAAAAAAGGTTGACAATAGTGTTAAGCAAGCTACTTTTCAAGATAAACCTGTTGAGAATGAAACAATGATTAAGACAGCCAACAAGCAAATTCGAGAGAGGGAAGCAAAGACAACTTTACCGTCACCACCCTTTCCTCAGCAtcttcaaaaacaaaagcttgataaacacttccaaaattttctaaagGAATTCAAAAAGCTTCACATCAACATTCCTTTTGCAAAAGCTTTAGAGCAAATGCCATCATATGTGAAGTTTCTAAAAGACATATTGACAAAGAAGAGGAAACTTGAGGATTTTGAGACAATTACATTCACTGAAGAGT GTGCTGGTGTCTCAATTATGCCTTTGTCTGTTGCTAAGAGAATTAGACTAAAGGAGATTCAACCCACTACAAACACCTTGCAACTAGCTGACAGGACAATAAGGCACCTCTATGGAGTGATAGAGGATTTCTTACTTAAAGTTAAGAAACTGTTCATTCCAATAGACTTCATAGTACTTGAGATGGAGGAGGATCAAGAGGTTTCGATCATACTAGGACATCTATTCTTAGCCACTGTAGCACACTAA